The Rosa rugosa chromosome 1, drRosRugo1.1, whole genome shotgun sequence genomic sequence ATCTCCAATGCATTGCCACCTTCCTCCTTGGAGATATTGACAACCATAGTAATGTGAAGTTGCACATCTTCTCCAAGGCCTCCACCAACACCACCGCCTCCGGATTTTGTAATAGGAACAGATCCATCAAACATGGTGGCTTCAATCTTTATCTCTTCATTATGTCCAAATTTTCTCTTCAAGCTTATCCATTGCTCGCCAGACCGGTTGTCAACTGTAAATGAGTTGAATTCTGAAACtggctggaaaaaaaaaaaaaatgttctaaTCAAGGAAATGTTTGGGTCAATGATAGTCCTCCATGGCTATCTCGTATTGTAACTTATGATGTTTGTTGATTGTTTGTTATCAATGGTAATTccacattctcaaaaaaaaaaaaaaaattacaaacaaattTCTTTCTAGAGATTAAGATAAGACTATTTAAAGTACTTCAATTCCCCAAAATAACTGCCCACCCTAACTAGTAATTGTCACATTAAGGGTCAGTTCTTGGAGAAAAAGATAATTACATACAGCAATAACACTAGGTTCTGGCAGAAAAACATAGCAAAGCACAATATCTTGAATACAACCTATTATCTGGCCTTGAAAGATTGCATTTACAATGAGACCAAAAACTTCTCACCACACAAACCGTATTTTCTGATTCTCTCCTCAGTCCCGATTTATGAAAACTTGCTAATACATTGCGTAACCAGAATAACAATCAAAAGGACTATGATGCACCTTTTAGTATAGGAACCTATTCGACAAAACAAAGTCTGAGATGCATATTAAAAATCTAGAATAACTTAACATAGTTGTACACAAGCTCTAGAGCACTCTTCCAGAGAAGCCGTCTATCCATACACAATGCATTTTTGAATTTTTCAGATTGACCCCCTTATTCTTGAAGCAAATTCTAAGGCCTAAGCTTCATTCACACatcaaatttcttttctttacaatcAGATTCTAAGCAAATCCAAAATTACCGATGTTCATCGTTCTCATAAATTACGTTGGTACCTGATTAGGAGGAGagcgatcgagttcatattggATTTCATTGCGTAGGAGTCTGAGCATGTTGCCTTCGAAAGCCGATTTGCGCATTTCAGAGATGTAAGTTCTTGCGCTCTGTGGTGATGGAAGCTTGGGGTTTAAGAGGGGGGCTTGTTTTTCTGGTGCAAGACGTAAACTGGGTAACTGGGGAAATAGgattttggaagaag encodes the following:
- the LOC133738196 gene encoding uncharacterized protein At2g39795, mitochondrial, whose amino-acid sequence is MARLIRPLRNSISRPSSSSKILFPQLPSLRLAPEKQAPLLNPKLPSPQSARTYISEMRKSAFEGNMLRLLRNEIQYELDRSPPNQPVSEFNSFTVDNRSGEQWISLKRKFGHNEEIKIEATMFDGSVPITKSGGGGVGGGLGEDVQLHITMVVNISKEEGGNALEIMCSVWPDTIEINKLFIRKTENMPAQPYTGPEFRELDDELQDSLYEFLEARGINDDLAIFLHSYMKNKDKTEFIRWMGTVKSYIEKKKRS